One part of the Coriobacteriia bacterium genome encodes these proteins:
- a CDS encoding DMT family transporter, which yields MKRRVSLVAVIVSAACFATLAILTNKAYALGAQPLQLLTWRFMFAALLMAAVQASRGHRALFVRPLDVGRFSLLSLTGYGAASLCFFFALKYVDASVVAVLLYTYPALVALISRVVFGEGLGASRVLAIVMTFAGCSLVLRVFEAGQVIDPRGILLGLGAALGYSMFNLLSARWLGDYPRMVLMTYTFGLSAAGMGLVSVLTGSSLSVAGWPPTLWGLLAAIVVVPTFFAVVLYLEGIKGLGAPQAAIVSTFEPLFTIVLAAIFLGDRLSATQIAGALLVVAGVAAAEWRPGASRTEEFATV from the coding sequence GTGAAACGCAGAGTCTCGCTCGTGGCCGTCATCGTCTCCGCGGCCTGCTTCGCGACCCTGGCGATCCTCACGAACAAGGCGTACGCATTGGGCGCGCAGCCGCTGCAGCTCCTCACGTGGCGCTTCATGTTCGCCGCGCTCCTGATGGCGGCCGTCCAGGCTTCACGCGGTCATCGCGCGCTCTTCGTGCGTCCGCTCGATGTCGGCAGGTTCTCGCTGCTCTCACTGACGGGGTACGGAGCGGCCTCGTTGTGCTTCTTCTTCGCGCTGAAGTACGTCGACGCATCCGTGGTGGCGGTCTTGCTCTACACGTATCCGGCGCTTGTCGCTCTCATCTCGCGTGTCGTGTTCGGCGAGGGCCTCGGCGCGTCGCGCGTACTCGCGATCGTGATGACCTTCGCGGGGTGTTCCCTGGTCCTGCGCGTCTTCGAGGCTGGCCAGGTGATCGATCCGCGAGGGATACTCCTCGGTCTCGGAGCGGCTCTCGGCTACTCGATGTTCAATCTTCTCTCCGCGCGATGGCTGGGAGATTACCCCAGGATGGTACTCATGACCTACACGTTCGGTCTCTCGGCCGCCGGGATGGGTCTCGTCTCGGTCCTCACGGGTTCGTCTCTGTCGGTCGCGGGGTGGCCGCCGACGCTGTGGGGACTGCTCGCCGCGATCGTCGTCGTGCCCACGTTCTTCGCGGTAGTGCTCTACCTCGAAGGCATCAAAGGACTCGGGGCGCCACAGGCGGCGATAGTCTCGACCTTCGAGCCGCTGTTCACCATAGTGTTGGCGGCGATCTTCCTCGGAGACCGGCTGAGTGCGACCCAGATCGCCGGAGCCCTACTGGTGGTAGCCGGCGTCGCCGCCGCAGAGTGGCGTCCGGGAGCGAGTCGCACCGAGGAGTTCGCGACGGTCTGA
- a CDS encoding radical SAM protein, protein MIRRIALVTPPYHSGVVETAGTWPNVAFVYIAGALRAAGLDPVIYDAMAANDDLETIVAKLGDMKPDMVLTSAYTSSYPKAAALLRRVKETLPGTVTGIGGVHAHFMYDEVLSRDGDAIDFVLRGEGEITAPDLVRCLNAGDDPSKVDGIAFNRDGGVVATPARPYMHGLDGLPTAWDLLDWDLYNYYPIPGSRLAIVSSSRGCDQACSFCSQQAFWQRTWRARSAEDVVDELQMLRDRFGVGVMMFSDETPTLDAARWSRILDLLIERDLGLHLLMETRVDDVIRDEAIMPRYRAAGIQHLYVGVERTDQATLDLFKKNTEVQMGKKALDLINSHDIISETSLVLGLPNDTAESIRATFDLAVHYNPDLAFFLTIAPWPYADIYQDLKPHIISYDYEDYNLVAPVVKPTAMTVDELMKEIIDCYRRFYMGKLKQVPKMSKVKRDYFVVTMKLLMENSYLKQFMGGLGTMPKDVDTLMKKWL, encoded by the coding sequence ATGATCCGCCGAATCGCCCTCGTGACGCCCCCTTACCACAGCGGCGTCGTTGAGACCGCCGGCACGTGGCCGAACGTCGCGTTCGTTTACATCGCGGGCGCTCTGCGCGCGGCCGGTCTCGATCCCGTCATCTACGACGCGATGGCCGCGAACGACGACCTGGAGACGATCGTCGCCAAGCTGGGTGACATGAAGCCCGACATGGTGCTCACCTCGGCGTACACGTCGAGCTACCCGAAGGCGGCCGCACTGCTGCGACGGGTCAAGGAGACCCTCCCGGGCACGGTCACCGGTATCGGCGGCGTGCACGCGCACTTCATGTACGACGAGGTACTGTCGAGGGACGGTGACGCCATCGACTTCGTCCTTCGCGGCGAGGGCGAGATCACCGCTCCCGATCTGGTGCGGTGCCTGAACGCAGGCGACGACCCCTCGAAGGTCGATGGGATCGCGTTCAACCGGGACGGTGGCGTCGTGGCGACGCCGGCGCGACCCTACATGCACGGTCTCGACGGCCTTCCGACCGCTTGGGACCTCCTCGACTGGGATCTGTACAACTACTACCCGATCCCGGGTTCAAGACTCGCCATCGTGTCGTCGTCCCGCGGCTGCGACCAGGCGTGCTCGTTCTGCAGTCAGCAGGCGTTCTGGCAGCGTACCTGGCGTGCGCGCAGCGCAGAGGACGTCGTCGACGAGCTCCAGATGCTCCGCGACCGATTCGGCGTCGGGGTCATGATGTTCTCCGACGAGACTCCCACACTCGACGCCGCCAGATGGTCGCGCATCCTCGACCTGCTCATCGAGCGCGATCTCGGGCTGCACCTCCTGATGGAGACCCGTGTCGACGACGTCATACGCGACGAGGCCATCATGCCCCGTTACCGTGCCGCCGGGATCCAGCACCTCTACGTGGGCGTCGAGCGCACCGACCAAGCGACGCTCGACCTGTTTAAGAAGAACACCGAGGTGCAGATGGGCAAGAAAGCCCTCGACCTCATCAACTCACACGACATCATCTCGGAGACGAGCCTCGTCCTGGGTCTTCCTAACGACACCGCCGAGTCGATCCGCGCCACATTCGACCTCGCCGTGCACTACAACCCGGACCTGGCGTTCTTCCTCACCATCGCGCCGTGGCCGTACGCGGACATCTACCAGGACCTCAAGCCGCACATCATCTCCTACGACTACGAGGACTACAACCTCGTCGCGCCGGTCGTGAAGCCGACGGCGATGACCGTCGACGAGCTCATGAAGGAGATCATCGACTGCTACCGCCGGTTCTACATGGGCAAGCTGAAGCAGGTCCCGAAGATGTCGAAGGTCAAGAGGGACTACTTCGTGGTGACGATGAAGCTGCTCATGGAGAACAGCTACTTGAAGCAGTTCATGGGCGGTCTCGGCACGATGCCCAAGGACGTCGACACCCTCATGAAGAAGTGGCTCTAG
- a CDS encoding PilT/PilU family type 4a pilus ATPase, whose translation MAQVDGLLKMMAERGSSDLHIKVGSPPAVRLNGKLVVMRELPALTSEATQALALEMMDGRQRQIFESHRELDFAYSAPGTARFRVNVFRQRGSVGISMRRVSMERSTIEELGLPTVIRGLADEPRGLVLVTGTAGSGKTTTLAAMIDHINHTRDGHIVTIEDPIEVLHEDDRCIINQREIGIDTESYADALRHVVRQDPDVVLIGEMRDHETVSAALTAAEIGNLVLSTLHTIDATETVNRIIDFFPPYQQKQVRLMLASTLKGIVSMRLLPAINGGLVPAVEVLVMTGTVREYILDSEQTYKLRDAIEEGEFYGMQSFDKALVALYQDGRITMDDAVAMSTNSHDFKIKVRQLGVTPQEAAESGIY comes from the coding sequence ATGGCCCAGGTCGACGGCCTGCTGAAGATGATGGCCGAGCGCGGCAGTTCCGACCTTCACATCAAGGTAGGTTCTCCGCCCGCGGTGCGCCTCAACGGGAAGCTCGTGGTCATGCGGGAACTCCCCGCGCTCACATCCGAGGCGACCCAGGCGCTCGCGCTGGAGATGATGGATGGTCGCCAGAGGCAGATCTTCGAGTCCCATAGGGAGCTCGACTTCGCGTACTCGGCACCGGGCACCGCCCGTTTCCGCGTGAACGTCTTTCGCCAGCGGGGCAGCGTCGGCATCAGCATGCGGCGCGTCTCCATGGAGCGTTCCACGATCGAGGAACTCGGTCTGCCCACGGTCATCCGCGGCCTCGCCGACGAGCCGCGTGGCCTCGTGCTCGTCACCGGCACCGCCGGTTCGGGCAAGACGACGACCCTCGCCGCGATGATCGATCACATCAATCACACTCGGGATGGGCACATCGTCACGATCGAAGACCCTATCGAGGTGCTCCACGAGGACGACCGGTGCATCATCAACCAGCGCGAGATCGGCATCGACACCGAGAGTTACGCCGACGCGCTACGCCACGTCGTCCGTCAGGACCCCGACGTCGTGCTCATCGGTGAGATGCGCGACCACGAGACCGTCTCCGCGGCTCTGACAGCGGCCGAGATAGGCAACCTCGTCCTCTCGACGCTGCATACCATCGACGCGACGGAGACCGTCAACCGGATAATCGACTTCTTCCCGCCCTACCAGCAGAAGCAGGTGAGACTCATGCTCGCATCGACACTCAAGGGCATCGTGTCGATGCGGTTGCTGCCGGCGATCAACGGAGGACTCGTCCCGGCGGTAGAGGTCCTGGTGATGACGGGCACGGTGCGCGAGTACATCCTCGACTCGGAGCAGACCTACAAGTTGCGGGACGCCATCGAGGAAGGCGAGTTCTACGGGATGCAGTCCTTCGACAAGGCTCTGGTCGCGCTCTATCAGGACGGCCGGATAACGATGGATGACGCCGTCGCGATGTCGACGAACTCGCACGACTTCAAGATCAAGGTGCGACAGCTCGGCGTCACGCCGCAGGAAGCGGCTGAGAGCGGCATCTACTAG
- a CDS encoding MFS transporter: MMGESLLAPLRHPGYRRLWIGQTVSVFGDKVDQIAMAVMVYRLTGSMLQMGVMLAVTTLPAALFGLVAGAYVDRWDRRRTMVGSDLLRAGLVLVIPFAARLNVAAAYVVAFAVSTVSLFFEPAKLASIPELVPSEELMAANSLDGTTSAAAEIVGLLLAGGLVAGVGYVRAFALDAVTYLVSAVFVASIRLPRRSRSTAEHVGGVWADVGEGLRHIRDVPALREAMALYCVAAAGVAASVTLCYALALSHFDAGAVGLALLDIAATGGVLLGSIAVGRSGSARVGRKFIQGMIAFGLLFGSIAMAPRLEVAMALLFLAGIANMWYHVPLITLVQRAAKTALLGRVLSARTAISRVFTVVGFVGAGALAQRVGIPVAVAAVGAIVFGAGLVGLGMPGLREE; this comes from the coding sequence ATGATGGGGGAGTCTCTCCTGGCGCCGTTGCGCCATCCAGGCTATCGGCGTCTTTGGATCGGGCAGACGGTCTCGGTCTTCGGCGACAAGGTCGACCAGATCGCCATGGCCGTCATGGTATATCGCCTCACGGGCTCCATGCTCCAGATGGGCGTGATGCTGGCGGTGACGACCTTACCCGCCGCGCTCTTCGGCCTCGTGGCCGGAGCGTACGTCGATCGCTGGGACCGCCGACGGACGATGGTCGGCTCCGACCTGCTTCGCGCGGGCCTCGTTCTCGTCATCCCGTTCGCGGCGCGCCTCAACGTCGCTGCGGCCTACGTCGTCGCTTTCGCCGTCTCGACGGTCTCGCTCTTCTTCGAGCCGGCGAAGCTCGCGTCGATACCCGAACTCGTGCCCTCCGAGGAACTCATGGCGGCCAACTCCCTCGACGGGACCACCAGCGCCGCAGCGGAGATCGTGGGCCTTCTCTTGGCGGGCGGATTGGTCGCCGGGGTCGGGTATGTCCGCGCTTTCGCCTTAGATGCCGTGACCTACCTGGTCTCGGCGGTGTTCGTCGCCTCGATCCGGCTCCCGCGCCGGAGTCGTTCGACCGCGGAGCACGTAGGCGGGGTATGGGCTGACGTCGGAGAGGGACTGCGCCACATCCGAGACGTCCCCGCTCTGCGCGAGGCGATGGCCCTCTACTGCGTCGCGGCCGCCGGCGTGGCGGCATCCGTCACCCTCTGCTACGCACTGGCGTTGAGCCACTTCGATGCCGGGGCGGTGGGTCTCGCGTTGCTCGATATCGCCGCGACGGGAGGGGTGCTCCTGGGCAGCATCGCTGTCGGACGCAGCGGGTCGGCCCGGGTGGGCCGGAAGTTCATCCAGGGCATGATCGCGTTCGGGCTGCTCTTCGGTTCGATCGCGATGGCGCCGCGTCTCGAGGTGGCCATGGCACTGCTGTTCCTCGCGGGGATAGCGAACATGTGGTACCACGTGCCGCTCATCACCCTCGTCCAGAGGGCGGCGAAAACGGCCCTGCTCGGCCGGGTGCTCTCCGCTCGGACGGCGATCAGCCGTGTCTTCACGGTCGTGGGGTTCGTGGGCGCGGGGGCGCTCGCGCAGCGGGTCGGCATCCCGGTCGCCGTCGCCGCGGTGGGGGCGATCGTGTTCGGGGCGGGTCTGGTGGGGCTCGGCATGCCGGGTCTGCGCGAAGAGTGA
- a CDS encoding NlpC/P60 family protein: MAASLAFPTYMPAVACALPSSSRREQARRVKAQVDALDVRLENAVEDYDAARERYVRLDARTRTATKRLGRIRARMDTLQGHLNTRVGKMYRTGPLGFVEVLFGAKSFEDFATTWDVLTDMSDTDAGAVRRLETARAEASAAKSDVVRATSKARAELSYMARRKKAIRSSLAQRTRLLHGLEAEVAALERAEEARAAARRHASSTISSRGESGGWDWGSPVREPRAGIVDVAKRYLGRPYSWGASGPGSFDCSGFTMFVYAQVGVSLPHSSRAQIGCGERVGRDDLAPGDLVFFGGSRIHHVGIYVGNGQYIHAPHSGDVVRISPMDRGDYAGAARP; encoded by the coding sequence TTGGCCGCATCGCTCGCATTCCCCACATACATGCCCGCCGTGGCGTGCGCGCTTCCGTCATCTTCTCGACGGGAGCAGGCTCGCCGCGTCAAGGCTCAGGTCGACGCACTCGATGTGCGCCTCGAGAACGCGGTCGAGGACTACGATGCTGCCCGCGAGCGTTACGTGCGTCTCGACGCACGGACTCGGACCGCTACGAAGCGTCTCGGCCGTATCCGCGCGCGGATGGACACTCTCCAGGGTCACCTGAACACGCGGGTCGGGAAGATGTATCGCACCGGCCCTCTCGGATTCGTCGAGGTGCTGTTCGGGGCGAAGAGCTTCGAGGACTTCGCGACCACGTGGGACGTTCTCACCGACATGAGCGACACCGACGCGGGCGCCGTACGGCGACTCGAGACCGCTCGCGCCGAGGCGAGCGCGGCGAAGAGCGATGTCGTCCGGGCGACGTCCAAAGCGCGGGCCGAGTTGAGCTACATGGCTCGGCGGAAGAAGGCGATCCGAAGCAGCCTTGCGCAGCGCACCCGGCTCCTTCACGGACTCGAGGCCGAGGTGGCCGCTCTCGAGCGTGCCGAAGAGGCTCGCGCAGCGGCACGGCGTCACGCTTCCTCGACGATCTCCTCCAGAGGCGAGAGCGGCGGCTGGGACTGGGGGAGTCCGGTCCGCGAACCGCGAGCGGGCATCGTGGACGTAGCCAAGCGCTATCTCGGACGTCCGTACTCCTGGGGAGCATCCGGTCCCGGCTCGTTCGACTGCAGCGGGTTCACCATGTTCGTGTACGCACAGGTCGGCGTCTCGCTGCCTCATAGCTCGCGGGCTCAGATCGGCTGCGGAGAGCGCGTCGGACGCGATGATCTTGCCCCAGGAGACCTGGTCTTCTTCGGCGGAAGCCGGATCCATCACGTGGGCATCTACGTTGGGAACGGTCAGTACATCCACGCGCCGCACAGCGGGGACGTCGTTCGCATCTCCCCGATGGACCGCGGCGATTACGCGGGCGCCGCGCGGCCCTGA